A genomic segment from Nymphalis io chromosome 15, ilAglIoxx1.1, whole genome shotgun sequence encodes:
- the LOC126773860 gene encoding uncharacterized protein LOC126773860, whose product MPAADVSDLRDVVDAINKLCDTMKTSYDEPDDDSAEGQAEPTESWGEPAPEDRSVRVAFDPEPTKVELETFGTQSLTFDPEPAAFDSESALPARPTLNPEQTTSDPEPPVQDRAIVFDPELAVFDSEPAPTEPISEMYYTASSEVSLLSDTDLPDRVQGEDSDRERDDRESVMAGHVAAMRERFESMTRTNTPCPDLMRSTSPSFEVFRNISSSPDIEKT is encoded by the coding sequence ATGCCGGCCGCCGACGTCAGCGACCTGCGCGACGTCGTCGACGCCATCAACAAGCTCTGCGACACCATGAAGACGTCGTACGACGAGCCCGACGACGACTCCGCCGAGGGTCAGGCCGAGCCGACCGAGAGCTGGGGTGAGCCTGCGCCCGAGGACCGGTCCGTGCGCGTGGCTTTCGATCCGGAACCCACGAAGGTCGAGCTCGAGACTTTCGGTACGCAATCGTTGACTTTCGACCCGGAGCCGGCAGCTTTCGATTCGGAATCCGCGCTACCCGCGCGCCCGACTTTGAACCCTGAGCAGACGACTTCCGATCCGGAACCCCCCGTGCAGGACAGAGCGATAGTTTTCGACCCGGAGCTGGCAGTTTTCGATTCTGAACCCGCGCCGACCGAGCCGATCAGCGAAATGTATTATACCGCCTCTTCTGAGGTGTCGTTGCTCTCCGATACGGATCTGCCGGATAGAGTTCAAGGCGAGGACTCAGACAGGGAAAGGGACGACAGAGAGAGTGTGATGGCCGGTCACGTTGCCGCGATGAGAGAACGCTTCGAGAGCATGACGAGAACTAACACGCCGTGTCCAGATTTGATGCGGTCTACGTCGCCGTCTTTCGAAGTATTCAGGAATATTTCGTCTTCGCCGGATATTGAAAAAACGTAA
- the LOC126773837 gene encoding BUB3-interacting and GLEBS motif-containing protein ZNF207 isoform X1: MGRKKKKASKPWCWYCNREFDDEKILIQHQKAKHFKCHICHKKLYTGPGLSIHCMQVHKEAIDKVPNSLPNRSNIEVEIYGMEGIPPEDVKEHEKQKTGGGKGSDSEDDEPAAKKKATPALLGPGPSSVTQGILPTPMGHVPPGMYHPHMQMNMMPHFMQAPSFFHRMMMPGMRPLFPAVSVPVSTPSKPTFPAYSNATISAPPTTSSASGSDPKENGEVKPPAANSCPLVTATGAGSKIIHPPEDVSLEEIRARNIKYRPKPKPDMQMTQTAPTMITPSTSQAEVAAHMSAAVAAARQQQAAALRRPMMQPVVLQQPVRVGVPVSVPPVMGMLPVMPQFNLMRPLQPGMLLPGGVMPVGVFPGVVVPRYR, translated from the exons atgggTAGGAAAAAGAAGAAGGCATCGAAACCATGGTGCTG GTATTGTAATAGGGAATTCGACGATGAGAAGATTCTGATTCAGCATCAAAAGGCAAAGCATTTTAAATGTCACATATGTCACAAGAAATTGTACACGGGACCCGGACTGTCAATACACTGCATGCAG GTTCACAAAGAAGCCATAGATAAAGTTCCAAATTCATTACCAAATAGGTCAAATATAGAAGTAGAAATATATGGAATGGAAGGTATACCGCCTGAAGATGTGAAGGAGCATGAGAAACAAAAGACag GTGGGGGGAAAGGTTCTGACAGTGAAGATGATGAACCTGCAGCAAAGAAAAAAGCAACTCCTGCACTG CTGGGTCCCGGGCCATCATCAGTGACACAAGGAATACTGCCTACCCCCATGGGCCATGTTCCACCTGGAATGTATCACCCGCACATGCAAATGAATATGATGCCACACTTTATGCAGGCACCTAG TTTCTTTCACAGAATGATGATGCCTGGAATGAGACCTCTATTCCCTGCCGTGAGTGTTCCAGTTTCGACACCTAGCAAACCTACGTTCCCTGCATAcag TAATGCAACAATAAGTGCACCTCCAACTACATCATCGGCGTCAGGGTCAGACCCTAAAGAGAATGGTGAAGTTAAACCACCGGCTGCAAACTCTTGTCCTCTAGTCACAGCCACTGGTGCAGGATCGAAGATCATTCATCCCCCCGAGGACGTTTCCTTAGAAGAAATAAGAGcgcgaaatattaaataccgCCCTAAACCTAAACCAGATATGCAAATGACACAAACAGCACCTACTATGATCACACCCAGTACAAGTCAGGCTGAG GTGGCGGCGCACATGTCGGCGGCCGTGGCGGCGGCGCGCCAGCAGCAGGCGGCGGCGCTGCGGCGGCCCATGATGCAGCCCGTGGTGCTGCAGCAGCCCGTGCGCGTGGGCGTGCCCGTGTCCGTGCCGCCCGTCATGGGCATGCTGCCCGTCATGCCGCAGTTCAACCTCATGCGTCCGCTGCAGCCCG GCATGCTGCTGCCGGGCGGCGTGATGCCGGTGGGGGTGTTCCCGGGCGTGGTGGTGCCGCGCTACCGGTAG
- the LOC126773837 gene encoding BUB3-interacting and GLEBS motif-containing protein ZNF207 isoform X2: MGRKKKKASKPWCWYCNREFDDEKILIQHQKAKHFKCHICHKKLYTGPGLSIHCMQVHKEAIDKVPNSLPNRSNIEVEIYGMEGIPPEDVKEHEKQKTGGGKGSDSEDDEPAAKKKATPALLGPGPSSVTQGILPTPMGHVPPGMYHPHMQMNMMPHFMQAPRMMMPGMRPLFPAVSVPVSTPSKPTFPAYSNATISAPPTTSSASGSDPKENGEVKPPAANSCPLVTATGAGSKIIHPPEDVSLEEIRARNIKYRPKPKPDMQMTQTAPTMITPSTSQAEVAAHMSAAVAAARQQQAAALRRPMMQPVVLQQPVRVGVPVSVPPVMGMLPVMPQFNLMRPLQPGMLLPGGVMPVGVFPGVVVPRYR; this comes from the exons atgggTAGGAAAAAGAAGAAGGCATCGAAACCATGGTGCTG GTATTGTAATAGGGAATTCGACGATGAGAAGATTCTGATTCAGCATCAAAAGGCAAAGCATTTTAAATGTCACATATGTCACAAGAAATTGTACACGGGACCCGGACTGTCAATACACTGCATGCAG GTTCACAAAGAAGCCATAGATAAAGTTCCAAATTCATTACCAAATAGGTCAAATATAGAAGTAGAAATATATGGAATGGAAGGTATACCGCCTGAAGATGTGAAGGAGCATGAGAAACAAAAGACag GTGGGGGGAAAGGTTCTGACAGTGAAGATGATGAACCTGCAGCAAAGAAAAAAGCAACTCCTGCACTG CTGGGTCCCGGGCCATCATCAGTGACACAAGGAATACTGCCTACCCCCATGGGCCATGTTCCACCTGGAATGTATCACCCGCACATGCAAATGAATATGATGCCACACTTTATGCAGGCACCTAG AATGATGATGCCTGGAATGAGACCTCTATTCCCTGCCGTGAGTGTTCCAGTTTCGACACCTAGCAAACCTACGTTCCCTGCATAcag TAATGCAACAATAAGTGCACCTCCAACTACATCATCGGCGTCAGGGTCAGACCCTAAAGAGAATGGTGAAGTTAAACCACCGGCTGCAAACTCTTGTCCTCTAGTCACAGCCACTGGTGCAGGATCGAAGATCATTCATCCCCCCGAGGACGTTTCCTTAGAAGAAATAAGAGcgcgaaatattaaataccgCCCTAAACCTAAACCAGATATGCAAATGACACAAACAGCACCTACTATGATCACACCCAGTACAAGTCAGGCTGAG GTGGCGGCGCACATGTCGGCGGCCGTGGCGGCGGCGCGCCAGCAGCAGGCGGCGGCGCTGCGGCGGCCCATGATGCAGCCCGTGGTGCTGCAGCAGCCCGTGCGCGTGGGCGTGCCCGTGTCCGTGCCGCCCGTCATGGGCATGCTGCCCGTCATGCCGCAGTTCAACCTCATGCGTCCGCTGCAGCCCG GCATGCTGCTGCCGGGCGGCGTGATGCCGGTGGGGGTGTTCCCGGGCGTGGTGGTGCCGCGCTACCGGTAG
- the LOC126773837 gene encoding BUB3-interacting and GLEBS motif-containing protein ZNF207 isoform X3, protein MGRKKKKASKPWCWYCNREFDDEKILIQHQKAKHFKCHICHKKLYTGPGLSIHCMQVHKEAIDKVPNSLPNRSNIEVEIYGMEGIPPEDVKEHEKQKTGGGKGSDSEDDEPAAKKKATPALLGPGPSSVTQGILPTPMGHVPPGMYHPHMQMNMMPHFMQAPSFFHRMMMPGMRPLFPAVSVPVSTPSKPTFPAYSNATISAPPTTSSASGSDPKENGEVKPPAANSCPLVTATGAGSKIIHPPEDVSLEEIRARNIKYRPKPKPDMQMTQTAPTMITPSTSQAEVAAHMSAAVAAARQQQAAALRRPMMQPVVLQQPVRVGVPVSVPPVMGMLPVMPQFNLMRPLQPGQYTLHYR, encoded by the exons atgggTAGGAAAAAGAAGAAGGCATCGAAACCATGGTGCTG GTATTGTAATAGGGAATTCGACGATGAGAAGATTCTGATTCAGCATCAAAAGGCAAAGCATTTTAAATGTCACATATGTCACAAGAAATTGTACACGGGACCCGGACTGTCAATACACTGCATGCAG GTTCACAAAGAAGCCATAGATAAAGTTCCAAATTCATTACCAAATAGGTCAAATATAGAAGTAGAAATATATGGAATGGAAGGTATACCGCCTGAAGATGTGAAGGAGCATGAGAAACAAAAGACag GTGGGGGGAAAGGTTCTGACAGTGAAGATGATGAACCTGCAGCAAAGAAAAAAGCAACTCCTGCACTG CTGGGTCCCGGGCCATCATCAGTGACACAAGGAATACTGCCTACCCCCATGGGCCATGTTCCACCTGGAATGTATCACCCGCACATGCAAATGAATATGATGCCACACTTTATGCAGGCACCTAG TTTCTTTCACAGAATGATGATGCCTGGAATGAGACCTCTATTCCCTGCCGTGAGTGTTCCAGTTTCGACACCTAGCAAACCTACGTTCCCTGCATAcag TAATGCAACAATAAGTGCACCTCCAACTACATCATCGGCGTCAGGGTCAGACCCTAAAGAGAATGGTGAAGTTAAACCACCGGCTGCAAACTCTTGTCCTCTAGTCACAGCCACTGGTGCAGGATCGAAGATCATTCATCCCCCCGAGGACGTTTCCTTAGAAGAAATAAGAGcgcgaaatattaaataccgCCCTAAACCTAAACCAGATATGCAAATGACACAAACAGCACCTACTATGATCACACCCAGTACAAGTCAGGCTGAG GTGGCGGCGCACATGTCGGCGGCCGTGGCGGCGGCGCGCCAGCAGCAGGCGGCGGCGCTGCGGCGGCCCATGATGCAGCCCGTGGTGCTGCAGCAGCCCGTGCGCGTGGGCGTGCCCGTGTCCGTGCCGCCCGTCATGGGCATGCTGCCCGTCATGCCGCAGTTCAACCTCATGCGTCCGCTGCAGCCCGGTCAGTACACTCTACACTACCGTTGA